The proteins below come from a single Sphaerochaeta sp. genomic window:
- a CDS encoding heparinase II/III family protein: protein MIQFTEAQIKDFRSRGDTKDAMVAWLRGDTRLVREHQLVIPQTGIATWELFYFCPDCSVHLTFDIDKPEDYECPHCHKVFHGEPYRGAWWRQVNTVNFVGAYHLGLLYLLTEDHTYALRAKEILLGYAKVYPSYQIHGDIPYNNPGKANAQTLCEAIFLRNFACCYDLIEDTLTEEEKRLVKENLFRPGSEVLMKYRKNHLHNHEVIVDSSLGVLALILDDKKMRDFALYEKYGLYYQLEHGMLDDGSWFECSTCYHFFAVQNFFDWEQFALNTPYGNIQHPNYRKMILFALHLLKPDYTFPLLNDSQLHQGNLNAYGLFEFAYAQFKDDQLLRVLHIIYQTSSRCDLQSFFYGVRNLPLGAAELSLSDYHDDTGSGLTVLHQSRDQYLVFRHGPFGGEHDHYDRLGISYACEGQPVSEDMGTTGYGAILHYDYYKNTGTHNTVMLDEENQAPSRGRVLRYEPSPSGTLVDAQVNWDGSYQVPDSFTIRQWSENAYRGAKIRRQLLFTDAYLADVIVVSCPEERKIDNVFHFGGTRISGVPEGATEIQMESVLSKKKPFSHLSDVTRFSFDQMMETRFAVGDVQTELYSFLPDGETVYAQGLDNPSTRKIPFFVERKRGTTALFVHVLSSHKGTTPLIDEVSVRFHGRDVIIIVDGASHRFEGYCL from the coding sequence ATGATTCAGTTCACTGAGGCGCAGATCAAAGATTTCCGGAGCAGGGGTGACACAAAAGATGCGATGGTGGCGTGGCTTCGTGGCGACACCCGGTTGGTCCGGGAACACCAGCTGGTCATCCCCCAGACGGGAATCGCCACATGGGAGTTGTTTTATTTCTGTCCGGATTGTTCCGTTCACTTGACCTTTGATATCGACAAGCCGGAGGACTATGAGTGTCCGCACTGCCACAAGGTGTTCCATGGCGAGCCGTACCGCGGTGCCTGGTGGCGGCAGGTCAACACGGTGAACTTCGTCGGTGCGTACCATCTGGGGTTGCTGTATCTGCTGACGGAGGACCATACCTACGCGCTCCGGGCCAAAGAGATCTTGTTGGGCTACGCCAAGGTGTATCCCAGCTACCAAATCCATGGGGACATACCCTACAACAACCCGGGAAAAGCGAATGCCCAGACGCTCTGTGAGGCGATTTTCCTTCGCAATTTCGCCTGTTGTTATGATTTGATCGAAGACACGCTGACGGAAGAAGAGAAGCGTCTCGTCAAGGAAAACCTGTTCCGCCCCGGTTCCGAAGTACTGATGAAGTACCGGAAGAACCATCTGCATAACCATGAGGTGATCGTCGATTCCTCACTTGGTGTGCTTGCGTTGATCCTTGATGACAAAAAAATGCGGGATTTCGCCTTGTACGAGAAGTATGGCCTGTACTACCAACTGGAGCACGGCATGCTTGACGATGGTTCGTGGTTCGAGTGTTCCACCTGCTACCATTTCTTCGCCGTGCAGAATTTCTTTGATTGGGAGCAGTTCGCCCTGAATACCCCATACGGGAACATCCAGCATCCCAACTACCGGAAGATGATCCTGTTCGCCCTGCATCTGCTCAAACCGGACTACACCTTCCCGTTGTTGAATGACAGCCAGTTGCACCAAGGGAATCTCAATGCCTATGGGTTGTTTGAGTTCGCCTACGCCCAGTTCAAGGATGACCAGCTCCTTCGGGTGCTGCACATCATCTATCAGACGTCCTCCCGGTGCGATCTGCAGTCGTTCTTCTACGGGGTCAGAAACCTTCCCTTGGGGGCTGCGGAACTTTCCCTTTCCGATTACCACGATGATACGGGGTCCGGCCTTACCGTCCTGCATCAGTCACGGGATCAGTATCTGGTGTTCCGCCATGGCCCATTCGGCGGTGAGCATGACCATTACGATCGGCTGGGCATCTCCTACGCCTGTGAAGGCCAGCCGGTGTCGGAAGACATGGGGACGACGGGATATGGCGCCATCCTCCACTATGACTACTACAAGAACACCGGAACGCACAACACGGTAATGCTGGATGAGGAGAACCAGGCGCCATCCAGGGGGAGGGTGCTCCGCTATGAACCGTCTCCATCGGGGACATTGGTGGATGCCCAGGTGAATTGGGATGGTTCGTATCAGGTTCCGGATTCGTTCACCATCCGCCAGTGGAGCGAGAATGCCTACCGCGGTGCGAAGATCCGCAGGCAGTTGCTGTTCACCGATGCCTATCTCGCCGATGTGATCGTTGTTTCCTGTCCTGAGGAACGGAAGATCGACAACGTGTTCCATTTCGGGGGAACAAGGATCTCCGGGGTGCCTGAAGGGGCTACGGAGATACAGATGGAGTCGGTACTGAGCAAGAAGAAACCGTTCAGCCATCTTTCCGATGTCACACGGTTTTCCTTTGACCAGATGATGGAAACGCGTTTTGCCGTAGGCGATGTCCAGACCGAGCTGTATTCTTTCCTCCCGGATGGGGAGACGGTGTATGCCCAAGGCCTGGATAATCCGTCTACGAGGAAGATTCCGTTCTTCGTGGAACGGAAGAGGGGTACGACGGCGTTGTTCGTCCATGTGCTTTCCAGCCACAAGGGGACCACGCCGTTGATCGATGAGGTGTCGGTCCGTTTTCATGGACGTGATGTCATCATCATCGTGGATGGCGCCTCCCATCGGTTTGAGGGCTATTGCCTTTGA
- a CDS encoding PAS domain-containing protein: MSGRWNASGPYGIFVPSSFWDPDSLDSFIFNNYLGGACILEVRGARVEVLRANDKYRQVIGTTGIAIDDALRVDWAMFMDAESRSRFFPALQRSVETGDEIGGEYQFLDLPGCAHQVFLHVSIRAIATSRERILVYCMVENTTNLHIAQQREQEITHQMGEILRNMDGGVAATTFVDGKLNYLYVNEQYHGMLGFTKEQFEQELPNGLRDLVEPSFLPQLQQAIATSEHAGIPVSIEFRARTREGRYLWLHGSGMSCIFDGIEVPVHVSVIIDITRQKEEAEQFRFLNEL; the protein is encoded by the coding sequence GTGAGCGGACGTTGGAATGCATCCGGACCGTACGGAATCTTCGTACCCAGTTCCTTCTGGGATCCGGATAGTCTGGATTCCTTCATCTTCAACAACTACCTTGGTGGGGCGTGCATTCTCGAGGTCCGCGGAGCGCGGGTCGAAGTGCTCAGGGCCAACGATAAGTATCGGCAGGTAATCGGAACGACCGGAATTGCCATCGACGACGCCCTACGGGTCGACTGGGCGATGTTCATGGATGCAGAGAGCAGGTCCAGATTTTTTCCTGCCCTCCAACGTTCCGTGGAAACCGGTGACGAGATTGGCGGGGAATATCAGTTCCTTGACCTCCCTGGATGCGCCCATCAGGTGTTCCTGCATGTGAGCATCCGGGCGATCGCCACCAGCCGGGAACGCATTCTGGTCTACTGCATGGTGGAAAACACGACCAATCTGCACATTGCCCAGCAACGGGAACAGGAGATCACCCATCAGATGGGAGAGATCCTCCGTAATATGGACGGAGGCGTAGCCGCGACCACGTTTGTCGATGGGAAACTGAACTACCTGTATGTGAATGAGCAGTATCATGGGATGCTGGGGTTTACGAAGGAGCAGTTTGAGCAGGAACTTCCCAACGGACTGCGTGATCTCGTGGAACCCTCCTTCCTTCCCCAGTTGCAGCAAGCGATCGCCACAAGCGAGCATGCCGGAATTCCTGTCTCCATTGAATTCCGCGCGCGCACCCGTGAGGGAAGATACCTCTGGCTTCATGGCAGCGGCATGAGCTGTATCTTCGATGGGATCGAGGTACCGGTCCATGTCTCCGTCATCATCGATATTACCCGACAGAAGGAGGAGGCCGAACAGTTCCGCTTTCTCAATGAACTATAG
- a CDS encoding transposase, with protein MPGIGPITAAQFMAEVEDISRFATYQKLIAFMGTDPSIYQSGESERHGHITKRGNASLRKYVYLMAQGSINWNPVFKAYYHKKREEGFPHRKAMVATMNKLIRTLFILLTRGEKYCEEKV; from the coding sequence ATGCCGGGCATCGGCCCGATTACCGCAGCCCAGTTCATGGCAGAGGTAGAGGACATCAGCCGCTTCGCCACCTACCAGAAGCTCATCGCGTTCATGGGAACGGATCCAAGCATCTACCAGTCCGGAGAGAGCGAGAGGCATGGGCACATCACCAAGCGTGGCAACGCCAGCCTCAGGAAGTATGTCTACCTCATGGCTCAGGGTAGCATCAATTGGAACCCTGTCTTCAAGGCGTACTACCACAAAAAACGAGAGGAAGGCTTTCCTCATCGAAAGGCTATGGTCGCAACAATGAACAAACTCATACGCACTCTTTTTATCCTCTTGACCAGAGGAGAGAAGTACTGCGAGGAAAAAGTCTAA
- the istA gene encoding IS21 family transposase, with protein MLKMSQIENIKNMWREGSSIAEIREVTELDRKTISKYIQQEDFSKEPEQYAKDIRPSKLDPYKPVIDDLLEKQSEYYHKQRFTATRMHEYLVKECGAKELEHSYILVRKYMKAWKNGRRRNNGPGTLKLVWYPGEAQVDFGQADFIDTDGSYVRKHYLVISFPYSNMAVYEILPGENGECVCQGLLDFFMYLGGVPYNIVFDNATGIAKRYANIIQQSELFTRFRLHYGFIARFANIHAGYEKGCVENKVGALRRNLLAPPMKLAYPIQQFNKEVMIPQSFAFRADELHYEKGITGTELFELDRKALGPLPKNTFHVARIESMRTNGTGSLTLESNHTYVLGPERSNDSVLVSKGAWEISVYTRDGAFIKTFPRAYGKEPTTTYDIEAMLSASIYKPNAWMNSPVRDVMEDGGFKQYLDEIDSAGRRRGLYMLNECAERYGFGIASVAANRLCKDGKVPSKEDLIVLCNRLVSFPIEASDNATNVSLGAYDALLNKARGTVS; from the coding sequence ATGTTGAAAATGTCCCAGATAGAGAATATCAAGAACATGTGGAGAGAAGGAAGCAGCATAGCTGAAATCAGGGAGGTTACCGAGCTGGATCGGAAAACAATCAGCAAGTACATCCAACAGGAAGATTTCAGCAAAGAACCTGAACAGTATGCAAAGGACATCAGGCCGAGCAAGTTGGATCCGTACAAACCAGTCATTGACGACCTACTGGAAAAGCAGAGCGAGTATTATCACAAGCAGCGATTCACAGCCACGAGAATGCATGAATATTTGGTCAAGGAATGCGGGGCGAAGGAACTGGAACACTCCTACATCCTGGTTCGCAAATACATGAAAGCATGGAAGAACGGGAGAAGACGCAACAACGGTCCCGGTACATTGAAGCTGGTTTGGTATCCAGGTGAGGCCCAGGTAGATTTCGGTCAGGCCGATTTCATCGACACCGACGGCAGCTATGTACGCAAGCATTATCTGGTGATTTCCTTCCCCTACAGCAATATGGCCGTCTATGAGATTCTACCCGGGGAGAACGGGGAGTGTGTATGCCAAGGCCTGCTGGACTTCTTCATGTATCTGGGCGGGGTTCCCTACAACATTGTATTCGACAACGCAACCGGGATTGCAAAACGGTATGCAAACATCATCCAGCAATCGGAACTCTTCACCAGGTTCAGGCTTCACTACGGTTTTATCGCACGATTTGCGAACATACATGCCGGATATGAAAAGGGCTGCGTCGAGAACAAAGTGGGCGCGCTACGGCGCAATCTTCTGGCCCCTCCGATGAAGCTTGCATACCCGATTCAGCAATTCAACAAGGAAGTGATGATTCCTCAATCCTTTGCCTTCCGTGCAGACGAGTTGCATTACGAGAAAGGAATCACCGGCACGGAGCTGTTCGAACTGGACAGGAAAGCCTTGGGCCCCTTGCCGAAGAATACCTTCCACGTTGCCAGGATCGAGTCCATGAGGACGAACGGAACAGGCAGTTTGACCCTGGAGTCCAACCACACCTATGTACTTGGGCCTGAACGATCCAATGATTCGGTGCTGGTCTCAAAGGGAGCTTGGGAGATTTCCGTCTACACCAGGGACGGCGCATTCATCAAGACTTTTCCCAGAGCCTACGGCAAGGAGCCTACCACCACGTATGACATCGAGGCAATGCTTTCCGCCAGCATCTACAAGCCCAACGCATGGATGAACAGCCCTGTCAGGGATGTGATGGAGGACGGGGGTTTCAAGCAATATCTTGATGAAATTGATAGTGCCGGACGCAGGAGAGGCCTGTACATGCTCAATGAATGCGCGGAACGCTATGGTTTCGGAATTGCCTCCGTAGCGGCAAACCGGTTGTGCAAGGATGGCAAGGTCCCTTCCAAGGAAGACTTGATAGTACTATGCAACAGATTGGTATCCTTTCCTATCGAGGCGAGCGACAATGCTACCAACGTGAGCCTCGGTGCCTACGATGCATTGCTGAATAAGGCCAGAGGTACTGTATCATGA
- the istB gene encoding IS21-like element helper ATPase IstB, with product MIATQKKQGLLTASLSTQLRQFFFSQEGIRDAIETGTPKQLEYLDRLLGAELQRRAETRKSRMVQHAGFPSIKSIDDYDFSHTRFPALMGKDEVLSLEFITQRRTLIFYGICGSGKTMLSVALGIMACNQGYKVKFMTMSQLIARLVKARSEELLERTLLELKKLDLLIIDEWGYCQISREDAQLLFRVIADSYETKSLIVTTNLPFSEWGKLMTDEQLATAIIDRLVHYGHLIDTGSKDWRLEHSLMRDQVVKISKEKETKKI from the coding sequence ATGATTGCAACCCAGAAGAAACAGGGATTGCTGACTGCATCCCTGTCCACTCAGTTGAGACAGTTCTTCTTCTCCCAGGAAGGCATTCGGGATGCCATCGAGACCGGAACCCCGAAACAGTTGGAGTACCTGGACAGGCTGCTGGGAGCGGAACTGCAACGGCGGGCGGAAACCAGGAAGTCCCGGATGGTGCAGCATGCAGGCTTTCCGAGCATTAAGAGCATCGACGACTATGATTTCTCCCATACACGGTTCCCCGCCCTGATGGGCAAGGACGAAGTGCTGTCCCTTGAATTCATCACCCAACGGCGCACCCTGATATTTTATGGAATTTGTGGCAGCGGAAAGACGATGCTCTCGGTCGCATTGGGCATTATGGCATGCAACCAAGGGTATAAGGTGAAGTTCATGACCATGAGCCAGCTAATTGCCCGCCTGGTAAAGGCACGTTCGGAGGAGCTTCTGGAACGGACCTTGCTGGAGCTGAAGAAACTCGATCTTTTGATCATCGATGAATGGGGGTATTGCCAGATTAGCCGTGAGGATGCCCAGCTCCTGTTCAGGGTGATAGCAGACAGTTATGAGACGAAGTCATTGATCGTCACTACCAATCTTCCATTCAGTGAATGGGGGAAACTGATGACCGACGAACAACTGGCTACTGCAATCATTGACAGGTTGGTGCACTACGGACATCTCATAGATACCGGCTCGAAAGACTGGAGACTTGAGCATTCCCTGATGAGGGACCAGGTGGTAAAGATTTCCAAGGAAAAGGAGACAAAAAAGATATAG
- a CDS encoding IS3 family transposase, producing the protein MYSKEQRKEAVDLYIRYDLHASAVTRELGYPDRKSLYSWYEDRLEEEKTGIPFQPKLTKYSQVQKMDAVDYYLGHGKSLKGTIRKMGYPSHEILVSWIDELAPGARKIRRTGIALPYRKQAEMVGDLCEREGTAQTVADEHEVSRSHLYVLKRRMLPAQKEESEMKDQTPKDTKDVAALAEEIGELELKKHRLELNVAILEGTQALLKKAVGIAPDMLPNGKKIILVDALRNEFPLQEILSALALCRSTYYYQRKARTRDKYVKLRIRIRAISTSNYGCYGYRRTHAILASEGILVSEKVVRRIMAEEHVARPVKRKQRYNSYMGEISPGVENLIKRDFHAGRPNEKWLTDITEFSIPAGKVYLSPIIDCFDGMVNGWAMGVSPDAGLVNGMLDCATGCLKAGEHPIIHSDRGCHYRWPGWIQRMNEAGLVRSMSKKGCSPDNSACEGFFGRLKNEMFYGRDWKGVSRERFMDILEGYLVWYNNSRIKVSLGNRSPMAYRKSLGIVI; encoded by the coding sequence GTGTATTCAAAAGAACAGAGAAAGGAAGCGGTTGACCTGTACATACGGTACGACCTGCACGCATCGGCAGTGACAAGGGAACTTGGGTATCCTGACAGGAAATCACTGTACAGTTGGTATGAGGACCGTCTTGAGGAGGAAAAGACAGGGATACCTTTCCAGCCGAAGCTCACGAAGTATTCCCAGGTCCAGAAGATGGATGCGGTGGACTATTATCTGGGGCATGGCAAGAGCCTGAAAGGCACAATCCGGAAGATGGGATACCCTTCCCATGAGATCCTTGTTTCCTGGATAGACGAGCTGGCACCCGGGGCTAGGAAAATCCGCAGGACAGGAATAGCATTGCCCTATCGGAAGCAGGCGGAAATGGTCGGGGACCTCTGCGAACGCGAGGGAACGGCCCAAACGGTTGCGGACGAGCACGAGGTGAGCAGGTCGCATCTCTACGTCCTCAAGCGCAGGATGCTGCCCGCGCAAAAGGAGGAATCCGAGATGAAGGACCAGACGCCAAAGGACACCAAGGATGTCGCCGCACTGGCAGAAGAGATTGGGGAACTGGAGCTCAAGAAGCACCGGCTCGAACTCAACGTGGCGATATTGGAAGGGACACAGGCCTTGCTAAAAAAAGCGGTGGGCATCGCACCGGACATGTTGCCGAACGGCAAGAAGATCATTCTGGTGGATGCCCTGAGGAACGAGTTTCCCTTGCAGGAGATACTGTCCGCATTGGCCCTGTGCAGGAGCACGTATTATTACCAAAGGAAGGCCAGGACTCGAGATAAGTATGTCAAACTCCGCATCAGGATCAGGGCCATCTCCACGAGCAACTATGGATGTTATGGATACCGCCGGACACATGCCATCCTTGCCAGCGAGGGGATCCTGGTATCCGAGAAAGTCGTAAGGCGGATCATGGCCGAGGAACATGTAGCCAGGCCGGTGAAACGGAAACAACGATACAACTCGTACATGGGAGAGATATCCCCAGGAGTGGAGAATCTCATCAAGAGGGACTTCCATGCCGGCAGGCCCAACGAGAAGTGGCTGACCGATATTACGGAATTCTCCATTCCTGCCGGCAAGGTGTATCTTTCACCAATCATCGACTGTTTCGATGGCATGGTGAACGGTTGGGCGATGGGCGTCTCCCCCGACGCCGGACTCGTCAATGGAATGCTCGACTGCGCGACGGGATGCCTGAAGGCTGGAGAACATCCGATCATCCATTCCGACCGCGGTTGCCATTACCGGTGGCCAGGCTGGATCCAGCGCATGAACGAAGCAGGACTTGTTCGGTCAATGTCAAAGAAGGGATGCTCGCCGGACAACTCGGCTTGCGAGGGATTCTTCGGAAGGCTGAAGAACGAGATGTTTTACGGGAGGGATTGGAAAGGAGTCAGCAGGGAACGGTTCATGGACATCCTTGAAGGATATCTTGTATGGTATAACAATTCCAGAATCAAGGTTTCATTGGGCAACAGGAGTCCCATGGCTTACCGAAAAAGCCTGGGTATCGTAATCTGA
- a CDS encoding DUF1492 domain-containing protein codes for MDIKEYLSQAFYLNKQIKAKEKRLEWLRDIAPGPSMRFSEEAKVPGNPRASAVENAAIKVVALEEEIATDILRLVDVVKDIEKTISRVDSIECRTILECRYLGYMSWEEIIARMGYARSYVFKLHGKALRMIHI; via the coding sequence ATGGACATTAAGGAATATTTGAGTCAGGCCTTTTATCTGAACAAGCAGATCAAGGCAAAGGAAAAGAGATTGGAATGGCTCAGGGACATTGCTCCCGGTCCTTCCATGAGATTCAGTGAGGAAGCCAAGGTACCGGGCAACCCTAGGGCTTCTGCTGTCGAGAATGCAGCCATCAAGGTTGTTGCTCTCGAGGAGGAGATTGCGACCGATATCCTTAGACTTGTTGATGTGGTCAAGGATATCGAGAAGACCATTAGCAGAGTCGATTCCATAGAGTGCAGGACAATCCTTGAGTGCAGGTACCTCGGCTATATGTCATGGGAGGAGATTATCGCAAGGATGGGGTATGCTAGAAGCTATGTCTTCAAATTGCATGGAAAAGCATTACGCATGATTCATATTTGA
- a CDS encoding DDE-type integrase/transposase/recombinase — protein MALTKEEEKALFRFNIIFPLQNLSGKDGSLSAKIREICSREYRIPHSKKTTISPGTVWKWLRAYQKTGTIDSLAPAHRSDRGRRRSISGETEDALLQRWKANPEKPLTTIVKEMERDGVFGPEDRAGMATIYTIINREKNGWDPKQQDRRAYRAPSINDMWQSDALHGPMAVMPDGSRRTAILFVCIDNKSRLVCHAAWYGDESADSYLDCLWQAFRLRGLPKTVFVDNGASFRDDRLRLGCAQLGVHLIFARPYSPASKGVVERWNRTVRQQFLSMLPREPLTVTELNIRFARWIDEYNHRPHMTLDGISPLQCYLGELKAIRPAPDNLPLYFRRQDTRLVNADRTIRFQGNLLEVPIGYAGRKIEIRWFGDDPLHTCEGFFNGASIGLLRPVDRTANYFARRSQGGVR, from the coding sequence ATGGCGTTGACCAAGGAGGAAGAGAAGGCGCTCTTCCGCTTCAACATCATCTTCCCGCTGCAGAACCTCAGCGGGAAGGACGGCTCCCTGTCGGCGAAGATACGGGAGATATGCTCGAGGGAATATCGCATCCCCCATTCCAAGAAGACGACCATCTCCCCGGGTACGGTGTGGAAATGGCTCCGCGCCTACCAGAAGACGGGCACCATCGACAGCCTCGCCCCGGCCCACCGGAGCGACCGTGGCAGGAGAAGATCAATCTCCGGGGAGACGGAGGATGCGCTGCTGCAGCGGTGGAAGGCGAATCCGGAGAAACCGCTGACCACCATCGTGAAGGAGATGGAGCGTGACGGCGTCTTCGGACCGGAAGACCGTGCGGGCATGGCCACCATCTATACGATCATCAACAGGGAGAAGAACGGCTGGGACCCGAAACAGCAGGACCGGAGGGCGTACCGCGCCCCGTCCATCAATGACATGTGGCAGTCCGACGCGCTCCACGGCCCCATGGCCGTGATGCCCGACGGCAGCCGCCGCACCGCCATCCTGTTCGTCTGCATCGACAACAAAAGCCGCCTGGTGTGCCATGCCGCATGGTATGGTGACGAGAGCGCGGACAGCTACCTTGACTGCCTGTGGCAGGCTTTCCGCCTGCGAGGACTTCCCAAGACGGTGTTCGTCGACAACGGGGCGTCCTTCCGTGACGACCGTCTCCGGCTGGGGTGCGCCCAGCTGGGGGTCCACCTCATCTTCGCACGGCCCTATTCCCCAGCCTCGAAGGGTGTGGTGGAGCGCTGGAACCGCACGGTAAGGCAACAGTTCCTCTCCATGCTCCCCCGCGAGCCGCTGACGGTCACCGAGCTGAACATCCGCTTCGCACGATGGATCGACGAGTACAACCACCGGCCCCACATGACGCTGGACGGAATCTCGCCCCTGCAGTGTTATCTGGGGGAGCTCAAGGCCATCCGGCCGGCGCCCGACAACCTGCCCCTGTATTTCCGCAGGCAGGACACCCGTCTGGTCAACGCCGACAGGACCATCCGTTTCCAGGGAAATCTGCTCGAGGTCCCCATCGGCTACGCCGGCAGGAAGATCGAGATACGCTGGTTCGGCGACGACCCCCTGCACACCTGCGAGGGGTTCTTCAACGGGGCTTCCATCGGACTTCTCCGGCCGGTTGACCGGACGGCGAACTATTTCGCCCGCCGTTCCCAAGGGGGTGTGCGATGA
- a CDS encoding AAA family ATPase, translating to MSPSTQRNANVPMTQFFELRRQPFPQTLHPKEMYALPQMEAVSGMTEFAFQNSMFYAIIGAVGCGKSSALRFACDRLAQHQAMVLEVVGGIWSFTEFLRQILAALGIEFKPYQPSVMVRLIQERLIAIQNDGKKCILIVDEAHLLRGDVYAQLHILSQHPEAKRPLFSLMLCGQEELAEKLSYPQARPLMSRIAEGFYMQPLGRDDFDGYIGHHMRLAGAKGQVFDAMALDALWQCSNGNLRSIGNHALSALQYAANTDCRMVTAECVRKSQRALWGQPVQPVTDPSAMVQARPGW from the coding sequence ATGAGCCCGTCCACCCAGCGGAACGCCAACGTCCCCATGACCCAGTTCTTTGAACTCCGCCGCCAGCCGTTCCCCCAGACGCTCCATCCCAAGGAGATGTACGCGCTGCCCCAGATGGAGGCCGTCAGCGGCATGACCGAGTTCGCCTTCCAGAACAGCATGTTCTACGCCATCATCGGCGCGGTCGGATGCGGCAAGTCAAGCGCCTTGCGCTTCGCCTGTGACCGGCTCGCCCAGCACCAGGCGATGGTGCTGGAGGTAGTCGGTGGCATCTGGTCCTTCACCGAGTTCCTCCGCCAGATCCTCGCCGCCCTGGGCATCGAGTTCAAGCCCTACCAGCCGTCGGTCATGGTCAGACTCATCCAGGAACGGCTCATCGCCATCCAGAATGACGGCAAGAAGTGCATTCTCATCGTCGACGAGGCGCATCTGCTGCGCGGCGATGTGTACGCCCAGCTTCACATTCTCTCCCAGCATCCGGAGGCGAAGCGTCCGCTTTTCTCCCTGATGCTCTGCGGGCAGGAGGAGCTCGCCGAGAAACTCTCCTATCCCCAGGCAAGGCCCCTGATGAGCAGGATCGCCGAAGGCTTCTACATGCAGCCGCTTGGCAGGGATGACTTCGACGGGTACATCGGCCACCACATGCGCCTCGCCGGCGCGAAAGGGCAGGTATTCGACGCCATGGCCCTCGACGCACTCTGGCAGTGCTCCAACGGGAACCTCCGTTCCATCGGAAACCACGCCCTTTCCGCGCTCCAGTATGCCGCCAACACGGACTGCCGCATGGTGACCGCGGAATGCGTACGCAAATCCCAGCGGGCGCTCTGGGGCCAGCCGGTACAGCCCGTGACGGACCCGTCAGCCATGGTGCAGGCCAGACCCGGATGGTAG
- a CDS encoding transposase, whose translation MFDSTLAIRFANSAVMEIRKFAQCLTRNAVEILNYFQTLRTNAILEGFNSKISIIKSRARGFRNMRNFMNMIYFVCGELSLPLQPIM comes from the coding sequence ATGTTCGACTCTACACTGGCCATCAGATTCGCCAACTCGGCGGTCATGGAAATCCGCAAGTTTGCACAGTGCCTGACAAGGAATGCGGTGGAGATTCTTAACTACTTCCAGACCCTGAGGACCAATGCAATCCTGGAGGGGTTCAACTCGAAGATAAGCATCATCAAGAGCCGTGCGAGAGGCTTCAGGAACATGAGGAACTTCATGAACATGATCTACTTCGTCTGTGGAGAATTGTCTCTCCCCCTGCAGCCAATCATGTAG